Proteins from one Zavarzinia compransoris genomic window:
- a CDS encoding LysE family translocator, which yields MPLDAFLLFLPACFAVNLAFGPNNLLALTNGARVGVGRTVLASGGRMIAFALMIAIAGLGLGALLATSALAFNIVKWAGAAYLVYLGVRLLKAGGPAADVEAAAPRTLAALARQEFVVAAGNPKAILVFTAFLPQFVDPGAYALSFTILGATFLVLEAVAIALYALIGARLGAAMARGRAMAWFNRISGSLMILFGVLLAFTRRPA from the coding sequence ATGCCCCTGGATGCTTTCCTCCTGTTCCTGCCGGCCTGTTTCGCCGTCAATCTCGCCTTCGGGCCCAACAACCTGCTGGCCCTGACCAATGGCGCGCGGGTCGGCGTCGGCCGGACCGTGCTGGCCTCGGGCGGGCGGATGATCGCCTTCGCGCTGATGATCGCCATTGCCGGCCTCGGCCTCGGCGCGCTGCTCGCCACCTCGGCGCTGGCCTTCAATATCGTCAAATGGGCGGGGGCGGCCTATCTGGTCTATCTCGGCGTGCGCCTGCTGAAGGCCGGCGGCCCGGCGGCGGATGTCGAGGCGGCGGCGCCCCGCACGCTGGCCGCGCTGGCCCGGCAGGAATTCGTCGTCGCCGCCGGTAATCCCAAGGCGATCCTGGTCTTCACCGCTTTCCTGCCGCAATTCGTCGACCCCGGCGCCTATGCCCTCAGCTTCACCATTCTCGGCGCCACCTTCCTGGTGCTCGAGGCAGTCGCCATCGCCCTCTATGCGCTGATCGGGGCGCGTCTCGGCGCCGCCATGGCACGGGGCAGGGCGATGGCCTGGTTCAACCGCATCAGCGGCAGCCTGATGATCCTGTTCGGGGTGCTGCTGGCCTTCACGCGCCGCCCGGCCTGA
- the nikR gene encoding nickel-responsive transcriptional regulator NikR: MQRVTITLDNDLIEELDRFMAARQYDNRSEAIRDLVRAGLGEVGVGEGGDRPCVAALVYVFDHHRRDLANRLTNAHHDHHDLSLATTHVHLDHDRCLEVALLRGASGEVRHFADHVMAERGVRHGRLVIVPAEGEAGGEDHSHPHCHGQGGD, translated from the coding sequence ATGCAGCGCGTAACCATCACCCTCGACAACGACCTGATCGAAGAACTGGACCGCTTCATGGCCGCGCGCCAGTACGACAACCGGTCGGAGGCGATTCGCGATCTGGTGCGCGCGGGCCTCGGTGAGGTCGGTGTCGGCGAGGGCGGGGACCGGCCCTGCGTCGCCGCCCTGGTCTATGTCTTCGACCATCACCGGCGCGACCTTGCCAACCGCCTGACCAACGCCCATCACGATCACCACGACCTGTCGCTGGCGACCACCCATGTCCATCTCGACCACGACCGCTGCCTCGAAGTGGCGCTGCTGCGCGGCGCCTCGGGCGAGGTGCGCCATTTCGCCGACCATGTGATGGCGGAACGCGGGGTCCGCCACGGCCGCCTGGTCATCGTCCCGGCCGAGGGGGAAGCGGGCGGGGAGGACCACAGCCACCCGCACTGCCACGGCCAGGGCGGGGATTGA